The Elaeis guineensis isolate ETL-2024a chromosome 14, EG11, whole genome shotgun sequence genomic sequence TAGATTTTGCGTTCTTCGATCTTCTTCTTCTGTTCTCTTTTCTGATGGGATTTGGCGCGTGTTTAGGTTCTGGAGCTGGCTGGGAACGCTGCAAGGGACAACAAGAAGAACAGGATCGTGCCGAGGCATATACAGCTCGCGGTGAGGAATGACGAGGAGCTGAGCAAGCTTTTGGGGACTGTCACGATTGCAAATGGTGGCGTTCTGCCCAATATCCATCAGACTCTGTTGCCTAAGAAGCAGGGCAAAGGAAAGGGAGAGATTGGCTCCGCGTCGCAGGAGTTTTagatccttcttttctttttatcaaGGTATCTTGTTATAAATGTTTGAAGTAGGGTGACTGTTAGTATATCTTAGGGTGCTTGTTTGGGAAGTGGTGGTGCTCCTTGATGTAATGAGGGCGGATCGTGTCAATAAATATGGATTTTGAATACAATCATGATATtcgtctttaaaaaaaaaatattcttgggGCTTGAGGCAAgcctttttttcttgcttttgatTGTAAATTTCTGGCAGAAAGTCAACTTAAAATATACAAATTTAAgttgttgattttttttaaatttttttttaaaattttgctttGTATGGATGATCGGTGATGTGATGGCTTCTTGATCTATTCCACTTCTTGTTTGAGACACATTGGGATGTTAAAGCTTGAAGCTTTTGGTGGATGCTTCAAGCTAGTGTTATTGATCGGTCCAATTGTTTTTTAAGGCCGTCTTCCGTATGACTATTGATCCATTTGCCTGTTGCTCCTTACTGATGTTACCACTTCCAGAGTATAAAGGAGCTGATGCCATTTCCTGGTGTTCTGTCCTCAGATTGGGTATCTAGTATTAGATGGGTGATCATGTTGCCTGCTGTTCTGTGTGGCTTACTTGCAGAGGCAGCAAATTGATATTCCACAACAAATATTTGCCTAGATAGTTATATCCTGCGTGAGTAATGTATGGAGGTGCACTCAGATTTTATTGTTATTCTTTCTCATTTATGACTACTGGGTTAGTGTTTAGGGTTTGCAGATGTTGGTTTTTTGGAGCAGCAAGTCATGTTGTTTAAACAGATGTTGTACCTGATCAATTGGTTTTTGTTTGGGTGATTGATCCGTATCTTGCTGGCTGATCTGCTTAACATTTGCTGTAGTTGCTTTTGAAAGCTATCAATTTATGGTTGGCAGTAATTTATTATATCGAGTGCTGGTAGATGCTAAATAGAATGAAACAATGATCCTTGCCTATATAGGAAGTGACAGTAATTGAGGTTCTTTAGATCTTCATAAGATTAATGCCATGAGGATGCTGAATTCCATAGTGGCATTACAatttgaaagagttttagttgCTTCTTGAGTTATTTCTCTTCCATATGGGCTTTCTAGCTTTAAATGATCGTGTCGGGTACAAGGTTTCGGACTGTAACTGAGGGTTATATTGGTTGGCAACCGATTCGATATAGTATCAATATGTACCTTAGTTATTTGATGCGTACCAAACTGGGGAGAGggtgagagaggagagagaagggcTAATGGATTGGGGTTGTTGGTGGGGGGCTTTTTTGGGGGGAGGGGGGTTGTTGAGAGGGCCTACGGAGAGGGGAGAAGGGTGAAGGTGAGGGAaatagagagggagggaggtaGGGTGAGGGAGGATTTATAGTGGGAGAAGAGGAAGGGGGATATGGAAGGAGAGTGGGGGGGGcacggggagggagagggagagaagggtGCTTGTCTTGTCAGTGGTGCAATTGGAACTCTTGAACAGTGTTGGTCGGCATCCAAGAGGAGAGTGCAAGTGAGCTAGGGCAGCGAGCAAGGAACAGAATCCAGTAGGGCAGGGGGAGGAGGGGGGTGGGGGAAGTTTTATAACCCGAACAGTCCCTATTTGGCATCAATTTGGTTTTCAGGTTGGTTCGGCCATCCTTGGTCCAGTATTTTAGTGACTGGATGTGAAGATTTGCCATTTGACCTAGAGAAGACCTGTAAATTTTATTAATGCATGCATCCATAATGCATGGaaaattggtctaattagatATTTCCTTCATAAAAAGAAGATTATTGTGACATCTCTTTTGTTCTTGCTAATGTGGCTTTTGTAGTATTTACAAACCAAGAAGGTGACCATGTTATTGATGACAATTAAGAATTGGCTGGAAATTGTCAAAGCCTTGTAACCAGAGCAACTGATCGATATGCAGTATCAAGATTGATGATGTATGACTGTGACTTATGATATATGGTGCCTCTGTGTAGCCAGAAGAAATTGTAGATGACTTGATAGTTGAAACTAGTTATTTTCTATCCATTTGGGGATGTGTAATCAATACCGAAAGGGCTAAAGGTCCAGTTATGGTAGAATACAGATTCATTAGCATATTTGTTGTCTAATTTGGCCCGTTACTGTGATGTGTGCATTGTTAAACACATCAACATCGTGCGCTTCTTAGACAGATTTCTGGTTCCTGCTTTATTGGCATTATGTGTTAAACATGTATTTGAAGGCCAAGaaaccaaaagatttttctctatTAGGAAATTAATTTTTCTCAGCAGCCGATGAACGCAATAGCAAGCTGAGTTCGATTATGAGGATTTGCATTTTAGCAATCCACCTTATTGATATTTTCTCCACTTTTGTCACAAGTTAATTTTGCACAAGCTTCTGTTATTCATGATTTGCGGTGTGGTCAGTGGAGCAACTTGTTTTTGGAAATTTGTTGTCATTCTTAATAGCCAGCATATGATATCTTTCTCAGACCTTTTATTACTTGTCTGAAGAACATACGTTTGATGCTTTGAAATGGCATTTTGCTGTTGAATTAAGGAGGTAATATTGACTTTCTGAGACGCTTGTGTCCCACTTTTGTCAGTTTTAAAATTCATATAATTGTTATGGAGAAACAGTAAGCAATTGTATCTTTTGGGAAGTTATAAACAAATCTTTTTTTGTCATTGAGCCAGTAAAACAAACTGGTCAATCATCACTCATTTTCAGCTATGAACTTCTATCTGGTATTTGTTTCATTGTATAATCATGTGGAGGTACATTTAGTCTGGAATTTTACCATAGAGAAACCTTGTTGTGAACCAGTGTTGCTTATGGAATATTTATACGAGTAGAATGTGTGCAAGAGTATTTATCGAATAAGGAAGGCTTTGTGACATGGTTTACATTGAAGGGGCTTGAAATCCTGTGACAGTAAGTGTCTGTATCTTGTGGTAACTGAGAAGCAAATCTTTATTGGCTATTGAGCCAGTAAAACAAACTGGTCGGTCGTTGCTCTTTTTCAGCTATGAACTTCTATCTGGTAGATATATTGCATTGTATAATCATGTGGAGACATTTAATGTTGAAGTTTACTATAGACCGACTTTGTTGTGAACAAGTGTTGCTTATGGAAATTTTGTATGGAATATTCATATGAGTAGAACCCGTGCAATATCAAATAAGGAAGGCTTGTGATGGTTTACGTGGAAGGtttatgaaattctatccatcaGGGCAGTTCCTGTATGCTTATTCGCAATGGTAAATTCGTTTCATGGAGTTGTTTGGGTAAAAACACAGCTTTTGTCTCCATGCGACTTCTATAACTAGCTGAAGTAAGATGTTTCCTCTCATGTTTTGAATATTATCTATAGTCTTCTTggaataaaaatctttttttcgcTAGCTAGATTTAGTTTTTGAATCTTCTATGCTGATACCCGAGTGgcatttatttgcatttttcttttataattaaGGTAGTTCCTTTATCAGATTAATTTAAGGTTATGATTGGAGCTTCCTTCTTTGCATCCCTTTCTATCTTCTCTTGGTAAGGCAAACTTGGTGTTCTGTTGATTTTACCTTTTTGGTGGCAATGCAATTACATGATCAAGAAACCTTCTCCCCTCTAATTGATTCAGTCTTATTTTTATCAATTTGTTTTGTTCAAGATTAATGATGTCCGCTGTAACAAGTTTGTTTAATTGGAAATTCATGCACACGCAAACCTAGATAAGATCAGGTCATTGCATCAAGCATGAAGCCGGATAAGGTTGGATCAATGGTTCCTGTTAAGCAGACACTGAATGCATTAGGTAATTTGCATAATTTTTATTGGTTATCATACTCTAGGATTTGAATTTTTCATTGTTGAATGATATCTATTATTGGTAACGTATTAAATTTACCAGTATTAAGTTTACCAGTAATGTTTGTAACACATTTCGGTGGAGAGTGTTTGAgattaaggagataggattgttCCTTTCTTAATATACATGCATGTGTTGGTGGGTGGATTCATGCATATGCTCCTTGCCCTGTGAATCGACCTTGTACATTTTATGGTGAGTTCTTCTCTTGCCTAAAATTTCTTTGATGGGACTAGGTGGTGTGAAATGGGCCTACATTATTATTGATCTCAGATTCTGCTCTATTTTCAATGGGAGAAATTCTGTCCACCACCTTTGGTGGAGAAAAAGTGCACCGCTTCATCTGATTGGGCCACGTAGCATAATTAATAATGGGACAGACATTTAATATAGTTCTTttgttttttcaatttttttctgatgaaaatGTTCTTTTCCTCCTAGACATAGAAAGTTATAATAATCAACaagatatcatataaagatatagaaattcatatatattgttcagaatgttatagaaaaaagaaagaagactatTATGACTTccaatatcttatatgactttctatgaatcctATGACATTCTAGATAATGTTACGATATCTTGTGTTTGGTATGATATTCTGCGTCGATAATATTACTTTCCGATAAGATATTCTGTGTCGGTAATATTACTTTTCGATAATTGTTCATAAGATGCAAAATGATGTCATAGCATTATTATAACGTTTTgttattttctatgatatcctATTGATTATTATGATGTTCTGTTATTATCTATGACATCCTGGCCAAGCATGAGCAAAATAAAGTAAAAGAGAGAAAtggcattttggtcaagaaaaatttgagaaaaaaattgaggTGCATTGAATGCCTGTCCTGTTATTATTTATGCTACGTGGCCTAACCTGATGAAGCGGTGTGCTTTTTCTCCGATGGGGGTGGtggacaaaaaatttctcttttcaaTGGAGTGTTCTTGATTTAGGGTGAGGATCCACAGCATCATTTTAATTGAGAAGGTTTGGCTGATGATAGTGGGGAACAAGATGCATACCTTACTGGTCTGCATCTGTCAATGTTGTGGGTCCTCTGTTTTGGTTTACACCCTTGAGGAGTAGAAAAGAAACCTGTATATCAATGCTCATGTGCATGGAATTGTTCTGTGAGAGACTTCGGGTtcatatttttattgaaatatcaATATGTTTTTTGTAATAATTACtatcaatgatcaaaataatccttCCAATGAGCAGATATCTTCTTGCCAGCTTCTTTTTAAGGTGGATTGTCCTCAAATATCTGCTGGTATGGGGTAAGAGTTGTCCCCATAATTAGACTTTCTCATAGGTCTGTTATTGGATCTAGTTATATACATCCTTCCAAGCCGCATAATTATGTCTCTTCATCTATccagttcttatgcaagaaaatATATTTTACGATTTATAATTATGTCTTATATTAGTGTGCAAGCCATCATGTGTATCTTGCGTCAACTTATTGAATATTACCATTGTCATGTCTAATATCCTTGTTGTGGCTTTGGAGAACTTGATTATCCCATTCACATGTAGACTAAAGTTGGATTCAACTTCCATTTATGAGAAGATAAAACTCACgtgctttcttttttttgcatctcGTGTTTGAAAAACCTCTTGATTTGCTATGAATGACATGAGACTTAATATACTGTTGTCAGGTTTATTGCATTACTAAGATGCTGCTGTGAAATGAATAAGTTAATTTCTATTATTTTAATGTTCTGAGTCATGTATACTTAGGTTATTCCTTTATTCCTGGTGAAGTTTCTTTTATTTGACGAAGACATAGCTAGGCTTCAATTAACTGATGAAATAGTCTATGATGTAATCTTAACTGTATATTGGATGCTGTAACATATATTTAATTAAGAAGGGGATGCAGCTCAGTGGCAAACTGTTTCTAGAAGATGTTGACACAACCTGCAAAATGAAACTGATAAGCAAGATCTGGCTCTGCATGTGTATGCTAGCGGGCATGCCTTTGTTTTCTCTTTTCTGTAACGCATGGGGAAGATTTCtttgtcatatatatatatatatatatatatatatatatatatattgagagcTCAATAATGGATACATTAACAATTGTTGTTGCATGAAAAAGTTAGATTGAACCAAAATAGAATGTTAAGACGGACATGCACTTATCATTCTTTTGAAATGCACAATGTAATGTCTAGCTGTGATAGCATATAGATTCATTAGTTTGTACTTTTCTGTTAAGTCAATTGATTATGTAGATGCAAGGCTGTGCAGTGACACATGGAGCAAGGTTTTAAGTCTGCTGAAATCAATCTGTTTTGGCCAAGATTGAACTGAAATGAACCCTGGTCTTGGCTGAAACCGACCTAAACCAaatgtatatttatttttttaaaaaggttttcttttgttgtttatgTCATATTGGGGTCATTTCTTTATTTACATAAGTTAATGTAATATCAATTTTCAatgtttttctttctcttcattgAATGAAAATCCATAACAGGCCGAATTCCCCAAAAGAAACCCTTCTTTCTAGTAGCCTACAAA encodes the following:
- the LOC105057850 gene encoding histone H2AX; protein product: MSSSASTKGGRGKPKSSKSVSRSQKAGLQFPVGRIARFLKAGKYAERVGAGAPVYLSAVLEYLAAEVLELAGNAARDNKKNRIVPRHIQLAVRNDEELSKLLGTVTIANGGVLPNIHQTLLPKKQGKGKGEIGSASQEF